The DNA region tgcaaattacacAAGAGTATCTAGATTCCCTCTCAATGCCCTTTTGTGAGAATGTGGGTtctcttttaaaaatgtaaatatcCTCATTCCCAAACTTGGATAAAGTTGCATTTTGTATAAACTAACAATTTTACCCTTTCTTCCTATCCTTTAatcaatagaaattaaaaaaattattattataaactgACAATtacatgtcatttaaaaaatatattatactatatttttattgaatttttcatgatttatagtttaaattttgtttctcataatttatttggaagaagattaaacaaaaaagaaaaagaaaaagaaagactgactgacttaatgttgtatttacaaaacaaatgatattttggaaaaaacaattcagattctcaaaaattttattagattccaaatcaaaccaaacataTAAATAATTACATTTTCAGACATCTAGATTGCCAAGCATTATATTTCTAGGAATCTGGATGTCAGGATAATGTGGATTTCCCTATATCAAATGCCACCTCATAgtaaacatatatttatatgttaaatagctaCTCTAAGTTTAAGTACATGGTTTCATGCttcttcaaattgaaattctatcatAATTTTCTTCCTTAAAGGGCAGTACATGCAAGGCATGTGCCATCCCAAACTAGTGTTGGACAAATGAGTAAAATTTCAGATTTGGATAATAAATGATATAAGTTTTTTTgcacattttttgaaaattgagaagATAAAATTGAGGTTAAAAATAAtggaattataaaataaaaaattaaaaccataaataaaagtaaaatcaaaatcaaagttaGCACGAtagatgagagagagattggagaGTTTATGCGCATCCtttaatttgtttatcattGGGAAGTTTGTTTCATTGGGAGGACACTTGTGCAACATGGTATGCATCATAATTGAGCgacaaaaatatcattttatcaCATCctcttttaattcaaaattaattttcccTATAGCATTTAGAATGAGAactaataatttaatgatttatgtgattttataTACGAGAAACTTCTTCTAACTTACTATGTAACAATTTAAATGACCATCCGTGTATACTTGAGCCACATAATCTGATTAATGAATGATGTAGATtgtttgaataatttaattatacGTGTGATTTAATAATGTATGAATTGccacataattaattaaagtagGTGCTTCCAAACCAATTTGgaaataagctctatccaaaataaattatcctcaaattaacataaaataacaattataaaagaataaattgtgATAATCTTATTGCCAACCCAATGAGAAATTTTTAAccaaaatcatattttcaatATGAGTTCAGTAAGTCAGTTTTTTCCCTAAGAATCTTATAGGTTGGATTAGAGGCGGCAAAATTAGACATGACCTGTGAATCTGACACAACAAGATACAAAATTAGCAAGTTATGAGTTGAAACTAAATGGGTTAGTATTATATTCGAGTTAACATGACTGACTCATTTAATAAACGAGTTAGGTTAGTGTCCAATATATGGAACCCATTTGACCTATTTGCCCCTTTTACTTAAATGACAATTTACCAATATAATCCTTAAATTCTAAGTacataaacttattagttgttgtggtttattttctttaacatattatgattgattatttgtgatattgagatatgctttagttttgaataattatttatgATACAATTACTCGttatttctgaattttatattaaaaatatttatttattaggtattttataattcatttggttaatactattttttttcttccattttgaTAAAATGTGATAAACTTGTTAACACtattgacccgtttaataaatacGTTGTGTTAGGGTTGAAGAATCTTAatcgtttaataaacatgttagTTTAGTGTTAACCCAAATAATCGAATACTCATGAGTCGACATGACACCAACCCGACACGTGAAAACGAATCAATCATGCCCCATTGTGCTGAATTGAAAAGGCTTCTTAAGTTGTTCACTTGTTTCTATAAAGTTAATTTTGAATCTGAAACTAAGATAGTAATACCATTATCTTATTAACTAAACCAGGAATagtatcttttttcttttttctttttttgataaaaaggaAAGCTACCAAGAAAAAGCTTATATTTTCTACAACCATCTCCTCCTTCGCAATACAGCCATCCTCAGCCAGTTTTACATCCTTTGCAAGACATCACAGAGGCTTAAGATTCCTTGGTCTCTTCTGCATCAACCCACCATGAAACCGGGCCCAAACCATCTTCATCAATTGATCCCTAACAAACAGAAATTAATTAGGCTCCTATAAAGATGAGTATTCTAAGTGCCAAAGATGAAACCGATTGATATGTAGTAATGAGACTCTGCTCAACAGTTTGGGGAGCTACCTTAGGGTCCAAGCATATGTAGTAATGAGACACTGCTCGACAGTTTGAGGAGCTACCTTAGGTCCAAGCATATTCTTTTACCATGACaaccaacaccccccccccccccctctctctctctctctctctctctctctctctctctcttcccctagCTGTTTCTCCTTAAAacaaataatagtaataataaaataattcaaatagtTTCATCTCATGCTACATCACCAGACATACACAGGAACTGTTCACAAGCACAAACAATTATGAGTGTGTTCATATTATGCGTGTGGTATTCACATCATTGATAGTACTTGTATTATCAACGTTTTAAATTAGAAGTAGCCTTGTTATAGTTCTGCTACATGACAAGTTGAAGGCAAAGTCATGACAACAATagcaataaaaacaataacaacacCATAAGATACTACCCTTCAAAATAGAAACCCTTTTTAAAACCTTCCACCATTCTGTTTTGAATATATTATTAGACAGAAAaggttttttgtttgataactgatagaaaaatttattttattacaacatgaagaaaagagaaatactGGAAGGGAGTTGCCCGTTAATGTATAGAATGTAGCAGCTTGTCTTATACCAGTTCAGATCTTAACTTTCAGAATCCAGCCCAAAGCTGATGCTGCCTCTAAAGGATCTCGTATAAGTTTGTAATTGAAACAACACAGATAAAGACCAGCCAAACATAAATATTTAtggatgtatatatatacatactgATAAGCCATGATAGGATACCATCCTATCAAGATTAATAGGCTGTCATCCATTTACAAAAATGCATTACCCTTTGGGAGACCTACACCCCATAGAAACCTTCTATGTGAGACCATCCCTTCACCTATAAGTCCTAACACAAGGTTAGAATTCTAGCTCTTCCAAAGTGGTATCTCACTATCGGCTCAGGCTTCCCAGGAAGGAGGGCGAAATTTCAAAAGAATTGAATGAGAAGCCATATGAGGTAAAAATCTCATTTAGAGTTCTGTAGAGTGGGAGTAAAGGTGACTTATCTATCGACCTTTCTACTATCACCCCCCAAAAACCAAACTCTACCTTACATAAGTTACTAGAGTATACTAAAAGGAAATTTTGTATAAAGtctacttattgttattattactttttgaCGTGGACCGCATACATAATTCCTTCTAAGAATCCTAATACCAACCTAACAAAATGACAAGTAGATTCTTAATTTCATCTTTGATTTTACTAAAGTTCTACATCTCTTctttaatattcatttttttataataatttttgtgatttaataGTTTAAGGTAGTCCTATCAAGAGGAAAGATAacaatgtgaaaaattatgaaattttgtgcttcttaaaattaaaaaaaaaaaaaaaaaaggcataatgATTTTACTTATACATGAGAAAGTATTTACCATTGCACAATAACCAAGGATATCATTCATTTGACTCCaccaatttataaaaaagaaaaatattcttgatctttcttttttttgataggtaataagaatattattaaaacaaactaaaaacaaaTGAGAGCCAAtacaaggtgttcatgatggtgaacactaggagaagcaacaaacaaacaaataataacaaagaacaagaaaaaacttaaagtgtaatactaagagaagaaataaactcgacaatagtggagcaatCCAAGAAGCCCCAACACCTGGACCAATCAAATAAAGTCTTTTGGCATAGAGCTTGTAATTGAaccaaggatttctcaatatcCTTAAAAGAGCGCCGAtttctttccttccaaacaATCCACATCAAAAACCAGGAACCATATTCCATATGTCTGAGTTAAAATTTCCCAACCAGAAACTCCAACAATACACCAAGTTTTCCACATTGCCTGGCATGACCCATTGTGTCCCAAAGATCTGAAACATATAAACCCACAGAGAATGAGCAACCGGACAGTGGAGGAGAAGATGATCCACAGTTTCCTCATACCAATGGCACATACAACACCTATTCGCCAAAATACGCCCCTTAAGCTTAAGATTATCCAATGTAAGGATCTGCCCATGAACTGCTGTCTACACAAAAAATGTCACCCTCCTAGGGATCTTAGCTTTCCAAACACCCTTCCACGGAAAGTTGGAGGCAGCTGCACCCCTAATGATATTATAATAGGACCGGGTATCAAACTTGCCATTCCCTTTGAGACACTAGTGAGAAGAGTCACTCCCGCCACCCCTAGGGATCCGGGATTGAATGAACTCAAGGAAAGAGAAGGCAGCCCCTAATTCCCTTTCATGAAAATCCCTATGAAATCTCAAATTCCATATTCTATCATTACCACCCTCCTGGTAGCATAAAACATCAGAAATGCAAGCTTCCTTGTCATTAGAATACACATACAACTGAGGATAGATCATTTTAAGTGAGTTATCTATAACCCACTTATCATGCCAAAAGAGAATACGAGTGTCATCCCCCACCACTAGGGCCACATGGTTGGAGAAACTCTCCCACCCATCATGTAGACCACGCCACAGACCACATCTATGGGCCGTTCTACATATTTTAGTAGTccaccccccttgaccctcGCCATTTTTAGATGCAATAACCCTCCTCCAAAGGTAAGTGCCTTCCCGCCCAAACCTCCATAACCATTTCCCTAACAAGGCTTTATTAAAATGCACTAACTTTCTGATCCCCAAACCACCCAAATCTATAGGTAAACACACCTTCTCCCAAGCCACCAATGGATATTTAAAACACTCCTCTGAAGATCCCCATAAAAACTTCCTCTAAATACGCTCCAGTCTATTAGCCACAGCAACAGGAATGACAAATAATGATAGATAGTACGTAGGAAGGCTAGAAAGAGTACTCTTCACCAGGGTCAGTTTACCCCCCTTTGATAAGTAAAGACGCTTCCAACCTGAGAGTTTCTTCCCCATcctctccaaaataggattccacaTAAATGCTGTTTTGTAAGGGGTGCCCAACGGCATACCCAGGTATTTCATAGGCAGACTACCCACCCTATATCCAAGAATGTTAGCCAACGCCTCTATATTTCCAACCTCCCCTACCGGAACGATCTCACTCTTCCCCGCATTAACTTTCAAACCAGTAAATGCTTGGAAGCAAGTCAATGCCAGCCTAATGGACAACAACTGCTCTCTAGAcgcatcacaaaacaaaatggTATCATCCACAAACAACAAGTGAGAAATACATACCCCTAAAGAGTTAGTAGGCCCCACAAGAAAACCACGAAGCATACCACAGTCCTCAGTTTTCTTCAACATCCTACTTAGGACTTCCATaataagaaggaaaagaaagggggaCAGCGGATCTCCTTGTCTCAACCCCCGAGAGCTTCCAAAAAATCCCACCGGAGATCCATTCACAATAATAGAGAAGCGAACAGTAGTTATACAAGCCTTAATCCACCCTCTCCATCTCACCCCAAAACTCATCCTATCCAACAGATAAAACAAAGCATCCCAATTCACATGGTCATAGGCTTTCTCGATGTCCAATTTGCAAACCACCCTGGGAACATGACTCTTCAATCTGCTGTCTAGGCACTCATTAGCAATAAGCACCGAATCCAAAATTTGTCTCCCACCAACAAAAGCATTTTGAGACTCAGAGATGAGACTATCTAGCACAACCCTCAATCTATTTGCCAACACCTTAGACAACAGCTTGTACACACTcccaataaatttttcttttaattaaaagagtCTTGCATTTATGGTTTGTAGATCCACTTGAATGGATTGGAtcactaaaatattaaaaaaaatggctaaTGCATTATCAATCTTGATAGGGCGGCTTTCTATAATTGTGtacttataattttatatagacataaaatattacaagaTAGTATTGGTAGACGTGTCAAGCGGACAAACCCCTAGAGGCTAGAGACTAGGTACAAAGCCTCAAGCGCACAGTTGATTGACGTAGAGTGcacattttataaatataatgtataaCTAAGCTCTTCACACATAGGCAAAGTGCATGTTCAAaagctcttctttttttaatacaaaatataaacGTTTTAAGTTGTATCCACAAGTGTTATATTTTAAGTACAAAATGTGTCCtaattttaggaaatttgaattttactttttacatattttttaatcagtcttttattttgagaatttggaatttttatGTGGGTGCGTTGTGGGGTTGTTAGTGGATAGTGCAATTGCACAAAACTGTgagttcaaattttataaaagttatttcaatttcttaaaaattttatatagtaaatttgaaaacaattatcAATGGAAAAATCATAATAATCTAGTCTTATAAAGTTTATATGgaatattttctataattctTTTGCACTTTATAATAATACATGATTGTGATAGCTATGATAGAAATGAAGTATATGGTTCAATCAATACATATATCCAAAAGTAAAAGACAAAATGGCAGAAGATAATAGATTACCCTTGTTCATGTCTTTTGATATGTAAACAAAAATTGTTTGTGTTATACACCATCTTAAGAAAAATGTTTGTATAATAATAACATTCCATATCATTTCCATCAAGattgagtaattaattttaatgCTTGACATattttttagatgaaaaaaaaagagcctaTGGGCGGTTTGGGTGCTTCTTCaaaaagcaccaaaaaaaaGCATGTCTAAGGTGCGTTTCATTATACAAGTTTCTTTGGCCAAGTGAAGTGTTTAGACCTAAGGTTTGAGCTTCAAGCTTTAAGTGTGACTAAGTACGCTTTTAACAACACTGGTATGAGATCAAGGAAGTTGCAACATATGCCAATCAAATTATGAGATTCAggagatgaacttacagtaatCACCATAGGGGCAAACGGCTTTGCTTCTTTTGGCTGCTCAATTGGAATTGTAGGATAACTTACATTGTGAACTCGAAACTTGATCTGCCATGTTTAAAACCAAAAGTTAGAAAAACCCTGCACTTTCATATGTTTGAACAATAGCTATAACGTGTCAAATGAGCAATAGCATAGCAAATATGAACCTCATCAATCCCATCAATAATATATGGTTCTTCATCATACTCCCACTCCCATGTGCCTTTGTCCCTGCAGTAGTCATAATAGTGTAAATGGTTAATCATTAAGCATATTGATTAAAGATGAgtcataaaatgattaaaacGAACGTATGCAGGATTTGgtaatgcattaaaaaaaataaaaaataaaagatcaaaTATTGAACCAAGCAGGGACCTTACTTCTTATTTGGGTCTGGCTTGAAGCTCGATGGCTTTGGAAAAAGATGAGCAGGTATATAAATGTCATCAAAAAATCCAATTGATACTGCCATTTAGAGTCAACATCAGTATCCAGGCACTaggtaacattttttattacttaagagagagaaagagatgaggTAAGTATTATTGGTGAGTTATAGGTGCACCCAGTGGGTCTTAACCCATGACCTCACTCCTCACCTTACTCTTATAAGGAAAGGATGTGTCATTTGAGCTGGAGCTCATTGGCAAGAAAGTTTTACACCAGTAGCACTTGGTAAGAAAAAGACCAATTACGTAATTCTTGTAAATGAGAACCTGGCCCTAACAATTTAGAGTATCCAGCTACGGTCACATCCTATCAATGTCAGGCCAGTTGCTGAAATTCTTTACAACTCATACTAGCCTAAAAAAATCAAGCAATGGTTTCTCAATTCTTAAGCCATCATCAAGATCTTCAGCTAAATTCATAAACATGCCTCTAAATAAGTTAATTTGGGCTCATTAAGGTTGAATTATGATAACTGGGTTTGAGAAACCAACGGGATATATGCAGTACACACTATTATCACCAAGAAATTCCTAACCATCAATTAAATTATGTTGCAATGTCTTAATCTTCTGTGACAAAAACTACTGTACAGGAGTATCATGAACCAACTTGAAGTTTTTATAAAGACAAGAAAAGGTGATAAAGAAGTTAGTATGAAAGGAGTAATAGCCTCTATTCAACCTTCCAACCAACCACAGTCCCCGCCTTGAGATAGAGAGATTCGCCACAAAACTAAGAAATGAAAAGGAGCCCCATGAGAGTGGAATGACAGGAGAGAATTTATGCAGTTGAACCAAAATAGGAAGAGAAGAATATAATACTCCAATGATTGGGGCCATGTTATCTTAGTAGCCAACAGGACTAGTCTTAATAGCCATAGATGTAGCTCAGAATATATGCCCCTTATT from Castanea sativa cultivar Marrone di Chiusa Pesio chromosome 6, ASM4071231v1 includes:
- the LOC142638675 gene encoding uncharacterized protein LOC142638675, with product MFYLSRIEHTFRVPPSLLNLPIEEAIKGELEKLFLDKVIADLGLCVSVYDIKSIEGGFIFPSDGAATYTVVFRLIMFRPFVGEIIAAKVKESNATGLRLSIGFFDDIYIPAHLFPKPSSFKPDPNKKDKGTWEWEYDEEPYIIDGIDEIKFRVHNVSYPTIPIEQPKEAKPFAPMVITGSIDEDGLGPVSWWVDAEETKES